The Eremothecium gossypii ATCC 10895 chromosome IV, complete sequence genome contains a region encoding:
- the MET17 gene encoding bifunctional cysteine synthase/O-acetylhomoserine aminocarboxypropyltransferase MET17 (Syntenic homolog of Saccharomyces cerevisiae YLR303W (MET17)) — MGYHFDTLQLHAGQEDAAENANSPRAVPIYATTSYVFNDSKHGAQLFGLEAPGFIYSRIMNPTNDVLEKRIAALEGGAAALAVASGQAAQLVAIGGLAHAGDNIVSTSYLYGGSYNQFKVAFKRLGIECRFVEGDNAEDFEARFDSKTKAVFLESIGNPKYNVPDFERIVAVAHRHGIPVVVDNTFGAGGYFCQPIKFGADIVTHSATKWIGGHGTAIGGLVVDSGKFPWKDYPAKFPQFSEPSEGYHGLVLNEALGPLAFVGHARIELLRDLGPALSPFAAFLFLQGLETLSLRAERHGQNALALAKYLETSAYVSWVSYPGLESHDYHSNATRYLQNGYGGVLSFGVKPLPDTDEEADPFKAAGAQFVDNLKLASNLANVGDSKTLVIAPYFTTHQQLSESEKLASGVTRDLIRVSVGTEYLQDIIADFEQAFSTVYGTPKGIAPVDVSADNSRLVEGVPDKIQV; from the coding sequence ATGGGGTATCACTTTGACACATTGCAGCTCCATGCGGGCCAGGAAGACGCAGCAGAAAACGCTAATAGTCCCAGGGCAGTGCCCATTTATGCTACCACATCATATGTGTTTAACGATTCCAAGCATGGCGCCCAGCTCTTTGGTCTCGAAGCACCGGGTTTCATATACTCCCGTATTATGAACCCCACGAACGATGTTCTGGAGAAAAGGATTGCTGCGTTGGAAGGCGGTGCGGCAGCCCTCGCAGTAGCGTCCGGCCAGGCGGCTCAATTAGTTGCAATTGGCGGCCTGGCCCACGCGGGCGACAACATTGTCTCCACATCCTATTTATATGGAGGATCGTACAATCAATTCAAGGTGGCGTTCAAGCGGCTGGGGATTGAATGTCGTTTTGTGGAAGGGGACAACGCTGAAGATTTTGAGGCGCGGTTTGACTCAAAGACTAAAGCCGTTTTTCTGGAGTCCATTGGCAACCCCAAGTACAACGTTCCTGATTTTGAAAGGATTGTGGCGGTGGCACACAGACACGGGATCCCAGTTGTGGTCGATAATACTTTTGGAGCAGGAGGCTATTTCTGTCAGCCAATAAAGTTCGGCGCTGATATAGTGACACACTCAGCCACGAAGTGGATTGGGGGCCACGGAACTGCGATCGGAGGTCTCGTAGTGGACTCGGGAAAATTCCCCTGGAAGGACTACCCCGCAAAATTTCCACAGTTCTCTGAACCTTCGGAGGGATACCATGGCCTAGTTCTCAACGAAGCTCTTGGCCCTCTGGCATTTGTTGGACATGCCAGAATCGAGCTACTAAGAGATCTCGGCCCTGCGTTAAGCCCATTTGCGGCTTTCCTATTCTTACAGGGGCTTGAAACTCTGTCTTTGAGGGCCGAAAGGCACGGGCAAAACGCACTGGCACTGGCAAAGTACCTCGAGACGTCAGCCTATGTATCTTGGGTGTCCTATCCTGGCCTAGAATCACATGACTACCACAGTAATGCAACCCGTTATTTACAGAATGGCTACGGGGGTGTTCTCTCGTTTGGCGTAAAGCCGTTGCCTGATACGGACGAAGAAGCCGACCCATTCAAGGCAGCAGGTGCACAATTTGTGGATAATCTCAAGTTAGCATCCAATCTCGCCAACGTGGGGGATTCGAAGACCCTAGTGATTGCGCCTTACTTCACGACGCACCAACAGCTGTCAGAGTCCGAAAAGCTCGCATCTGGGGTGACCAGGGACCTCATACGGGTATCTGTAGGCACCGAATACTTGCAGGATATCATAGCAGACTTTGAACAAGCGTTTTCTACCGTTTATGGTACCCCCAAGGGCATCGCACCCGTAGACGTCTCGGCGGACAACTCGCGTCTAGTAGAGGGCGTCCCCGACAAGATA
- the ACO1 gene encoding aconitate hydratase ACO1 (Syntenic homolog of Saccharomyces cerevisiae YLR304C (ACO1)) — protein sequence MLSARALGRTPVARGMATVAKLTRDSQVKQNLLEDKSFINYKQNLEYVDIVRQRLGRPLTYAEKILYGHLEDPHGQEIERGVSYLKLNPDRVACQDATAQMAILQFMSAGLPEVAKPVTVHCDHLIQAQVGGEKDLARACDLNKEVYDFLATATAKYNMGFWKPGSGIIHQIVLENYAFPGALLIGTDSHTPNAGGLGQLAIGVGGADAVDVMSNLAWELKAPKILGVKLTGRMSGWTSPKDIILKLAGITTVKGGTGKIVEYFGDGVDTFSATGMGTICNMGAEIGATTSVFPFNKSMVEYLNATNRHQVAEFAQLYKKDLLSADEGAEYDEVIEIDLNKLEPYVNGPFTPDLATPISKLKEVAVEKNWPLEVKVGLIGSCTNSSYEDMSRSASIIKDAAAHGLKAKSLFTVTPGSEQIRATIARDGQLDTFTEFGGIVLANACGPCIGQWDRRDIKKGEKNTIVSSYNRNFTSRNDGNPETHSFVASPELVTAFAIAGDLRFNPMTDKLKGKDGKEFLLQPPTGEGLPSGGYDPGENTYQAPPKDRNQVEVKVSPTSDRLQLLSAFKPWDGKDPQNMPILIKSLGKTTTDHISMAGPWLKYRGHLENISNNYMIGAINAENKKANCVKNHYTGEYSGVPETARAYRDQGIKWVVIGGENFGEGSSREHAALEPRYLGGFAIITRSFARIHETNLKKQGLLPLTFHEPAAYDKINPEDTVDIIGLSEFAPGKPLTLRIHSSSGTWETPLDHTFNKEQIEWFKAGSALNKLAAAKK from the coding sequence ATGTTGTCAGCACGTGCACTAGGACGGACGCCAGTGGCGCGCGGGATGGCCACGGTGGCGAAGTTGACGCGGGACTCGCAGGTGAAGCAGAACTTGCTGGAGGACAAGTCGTTCATCAACTACAAGCAGAACCTGGAATACGTGGATATCGTTCGCCAGCGGCTGGGGCGCCCACTGACGTATGCGGAGAAGATCCTGTACGGGCACTTGGAGGATCCCCACGGGCAGGAGATCGAGCGCGGTGTGTCGTACCTGAAGCTGAACCCTGACCGGGTGGCGTGCCAGGACGCGACGGCGCAGATGGCGATCCTGCAGTTCATGAGCGCGGGGCTGCCGGAGGTGGCCAAGCCGGTAACTGTGCACTGTGACCACTTGATTCAGGCCCAGGTTGGCGGCGAGAAGGACTTGGCGCGCGCGTGCGATCTGAACAAGGAGGTGTACGATTTCCTTGCGACTGCCACGGCCAAGTACAACATGGGGTTCTGGAAGCCAGGCTCCGGTATCATCCACCAGATCGTCCTTGAGAACTACGCGTTCCCAGGTGCGCTTTTGATTGGTACCGACTCGCACACGCCAAACGCCGGTGGTCTTGGCCAGCTGGCTATTGGTGTCGGTGGTGCCGACGCCGTGGACGTCATGTCCAACCTGGCCTGGGAGTTGAAGGCTCCTAAGATTTTGGGTGTCAAGCTGACCGGCCGTATGAGCGGCTGGACTTCGCCAAAGGACATCATCCTAAAGCTTGCCGGTATCACCACTGTCAAGGGTGGTACTGGTAAGATTGTTGAGTACTTCGGCGACGGTGTCGACACTTTCTCTGCCACCGGTATGGGTACCATCTGTAACATGGGTGCCGAGATCGGTGCCACCACCTCGGTCTTCCCATTCAACAAGTCTATGGTTGAGTACTTGAACGCTACCAACAGACACCAGGTCGCCGAGTTCGCTCAGTTGTACAAGAAGGACTTGCTATCTGCAGACGAAGGTGCTGAGTACGACGAAGTCATCGAGATCGACTTGAACAAGTTGGAGCCTTACGTCAACGGTCCATTCACCCCAGACTTGGCCACTCCAATTTCCAAGCTAAAGGAGGTTGCTGTTGAGAAGAACTGGCCATTGGAGGTTAAGGTTGGTTTGATCGGTTCTTGCACCAACTCCTCTTATGAGGACATGTCGCGTTCTGCCTCCATCATCAAGGACGCTGCGGCTCACGGCTTGAAGGCGAAGTCGCTATTCACTGTGACTCCAGGTTCCGAGCAGATCAGAGCCACCATCGCACGCGACGGTCAGCTAGACACTTTCACCGAGTTCGGTGGTATCGTCTTGGCTAACGCATGTGGTCCATGTATTGGTCAGTGGGACAGAAGAGACATCAAGAAGGGTGAGAAGAACACCATCGTCTCTTCTTATAACAGAAACTTCACCTCCAGAAACGATGGTAACCCAGAGACTCACTCTTTCGTTGCCTCTCCTGAACTTGTTACTGCTTTCGCTATTGCTGGTGACCTACGTTTCAACCCAATGACTGACAAGCTAAAGGGTAAGGACGGAAAGGAATTCCTATTGCAGCCACCTACCGGGGAGGGTTTGCCATCTGGTGGCTACGATCCAGGTGAGAACACTTACCAGGCTCCACCAAAGGACCGTAACCAAGTCGAGGTCAAGGTTTCGCCAACCTCCGACCGTCTACAATTGCTAAGCGCTTTCAAGCCATGGGATGGCAAGGACCCACAGAACATGCCTATTTTGATCAAGTCGTTGGGTAAGACCACCACCGACCACATCTCTATGGCTGGTCCATGGTTGAAGTACAGAGGTCACTTGGAGAACATCTCGAACAACTACATGATCGGCGCTATCAACGCTGAGAACAAGAAGGCTAACTGCGTCAAGAACCACTACACTGGCGAGTATTCCGGTGTTCCAGAAACTGCCAGAGCTTACAGAGACCAGGGTATCAAGTGGGTTGTCATCGGTGGTGAGAACTTCGGTGAGGGTTCTTCCCGTGAACACGCTGCATTGGAGCCAAGATACCTAGGAGGTTTCGCTATTATCACCAGGTCCTTTGCCCGTATCCACGAGACGAACTTAAAGAAGCAGGGTTTGCTGCCATTGACTTTCCATGAGCCAGCGGCCTACGACAAGATCAACCCTGAGGACACGGTTGACATTATTGGTTTGAGCGAGTTTGCTCCAGGCAAGCCATTGACTTTGAGAATCCACTCTAGCTCTGGGACTTGGGAAACTCCTTTGGACCACACCTTTAACAAGGAACAGATTGAGTGGTTCAAGGCTGGTTCTGCATTGAACAAGTTGGCTGCGGCTAAGAAATAA